Genomic window (Eriocheir sinensis breed Jianghai 21 chromosome 57, ASM2467909v1, whole genome shotgun sequence):
CATATCATTGCCCTATTTCATGACAATCTATCGTCTggtgcagtggttcccaatctgGGGGGCATGCCTCCTTGGGGGGCGTGAGCTAGGTAAAGAGAGGGCGTGATTccatctgccaaaaattgcagttttgcaagaaataaacacacacacacgcgcacacacacacacacacgcacacacacacacacgaaggagtaacaaatgatggggggcgtgaggatttcttataaatcaatagggggcatcatgtgAAAAGTTTGGGAGCCACTGGTCTAGTGTCTTTATTTCCTTGGCATTGGCTTATGTGTGTCTATTCAGGGGAAGGGACAGTTAGTTCACGTATTATTTCCCCATTTCATAACATAATCTATCACCTTGCGTCCATTTCTTTCCCAGTatggattagcctaccggcgctataggccacatgtaaaaaaaaaaaaaaaataaataaataaatcaaaatgctatatggatatatatttcttaacccatccactgcaattggcacggattttgccttcattggtagcctggcaacataattatactcccaggcctttctctgcctctgtggtggatagtggagtgtttcccatgtggtattggtgtgctgaatatcccttcagtggtagcctggtaacatacactccaaggtctttctctgcctctgtggtggatagtgaagtatttctcatgtggtatcggtgtgctggatatcccttcactggtagcctggtaacatacactcccaggtctttctctacttctgaggtggatattggagtgtttcccatgtggtattggtatgctggatatcccttcactggtagcctggtaacatataatcccaggtctttctctgcttctgtggtggatagtggagtgtttcccatgtggtattggtatgttggatatcccttcactggaagcctggtaacatacactcccaggtctttctctgcctccgtggtggatagtggagtgttacccatgtggtattggtgtgctggatatcccttcactggtagcctggtaacatacactcccaggtctttctctgcctctgtggtggatattggcgtgtttcccatgtggtattggtgtgctggatatcccttcagtggtagcctggtaacatacactcccaggtctttctctgcctctgtggtggatagtggagtgtttcccatgtggtattggtgtgctggatatcccttcactggtagcctggtaacatacactctcaggtctttctctgcctctgtggtggatagtggagtgtttcccatgtggtattggtgtgctggatatcccttcacttgtagcctggtaaaatacacttccaggtctttctctgcctctgtggtggatattggcgtgtttcccatgtggtattggtgtgctggatatcccttcagtggtagtctggtaacatacactcccaggtctttccctgcctctgtggtggatagtggagtgtttcccatgtggtattggtgtgctggatatcccttcagtggtagcctggtaacatacactcccaggtctttctctgcctcagtggtggatagtgtagtgtttcccatgtggtattggtgtgctggatatcccttcactggtagcctggtaacatacactcccaggtctttctctgcctctgtggtgggcagtggagtgtttcccatgtggtattggtgtgctggatattccttcactggttgcctggtaacatacactcccaggtctttctctgcctctgtggtggatagtggagtgtttcccatgtggtattggtgtgctggatatcccttcactggtagcctggtaacatacactcccaggtctttgtctctgtggtggatagtggagtgtttcccatgtggtattggtgtgctggatatcccttcactggtagcctggtaacatacactcccaggtctttctctgcctctgtggtggatagtggagtgtttcccatgtggtattggtgtgctggatatcccttcagtggtagcctggtaacatacactcccaggtctttctctgcctctgtggtggatagtggagtgtttcccatgtggtattggtgtgctggatatcccttcagtggtagcctggtaagatacactcccaggtctttctctgcctctgtggtggatagtggagtgtttcccatgtggtattggtgtgctggatatccccttccaaggtgcaggactttacatttttcatcattgcattgtagcagccactttttgttccactcccaTAGCTttttgatgtcttcttgtaggaaatccacagtcaaggggttaaaaataggCCTTTCTGACAAACTGTTGCAATTTTTATAACACTCTTACTTCCCTTATAAGATTATATTACGTTGTTTGTctgtccacaacacaagtcctacagcaatacttcctctctacaacacaagtcctacagcaatacttcctctctacaacacaagtcctacagcaatacttcctctctacAACACAaatcctacagcaatacttcctctccacaacacaagtcctatagcaatacttcctctccacaacacaagtcctatagcaatacttcctctccacaacacaagtcctacagcaatacttcctctccacaacacaagtcctacagcaatacttcctctccacaacacaagtcctacagcaatacttcctctccacaacacaagtcctacagcaatacttcctctctacaacacaagtcctacagcaatacttcctctctgcaacacaagtcctacagcaatagttcctctctgcaacacaagtcctacagcaatacttcctctccacaacacaagtcctacagcaatacttcctctctacaacacaagtcctacagcaatacttcctctctgcaacacaagtcctacagcaatacttcctctccacaacacaagtcctatagcaatacttcctctccacaacacaagtcctatagcaatacttcctctccacaacacaagtcctacagcaatacttcctctccacaacacaagtcctatagcaatacttcctctccacaacacaagtcctatagcaatacttcctctccacaacacaagtcctatagcaatacttcctctccacaacacaagtcctacagcaatacttcctctccacaacacaagtcctatagcaatacttcctctccacaacacaagtccaacagcaatacttcctctccacaacacaagtcctacagcaatacttcctctccacaacacaagtcctacaacaATATAAGGATCGTAATGTTACGTTTACGTAAAGACGAGAAATAAGCAAACAGTGAGTGCTGGGCTGACGTAACCTTGCCTCAacgtacagagatcaaagtgTGAATTGAAGTTACTTATACAATCATCTCGTAAGTAAGGTTgacaaattatattccatcagtttaaatgacgtaatcttccctatacatacagatcaaggtaacatatgaaatgaaatgaggttacttatacaaacatctcgtaggtaaggttggcgtaacttatattttgctagtttaaatGACATAATCTTCTCTATACATACAGGTCAAAGTAACATACGACATACGAGTTAATTGAGGTTACTCATAAAAACATCTCAAAGGTAAGGTTGGTGTAccttatattttgctagtttaaagGATGTAATCTTCGCTATACATAGAGATCACAGTAACATACAACATATGaaatgaattgaggttacttatacaaacataccagtgaattgaggttacttatacaaac
Coding sequences:
- the LOC126984354 gene encoding putative protein TPRXL, producing the protein MTSDRHIEDYITLFVCPQHKSYSNTSSLQHKSYSNTSSLQHKSYSNTSSLQHKSYSNTSSPQHKSYSNTSSPQHKSYSNTSSPQHKSYSNTSSPQHKSYSNTSSPQHKSYSNTSSPQHKSYSNTSSLQHKSYSNTSSLQHKSYSNSSSLQHKSYSNTSSPQHKSYSNTSSLQHKSYSNTSSLQHKSYSNTSSPQHKSYSNTSSPQHKSYSNTSSPQHKSYSNTSSPQHKSYSNTSSPQHKSYSNTSSPQHKSYSNTSSPQHKSYSNTSSPQHKSYSNTSSPQHKSNSNTSSPQHKSYSNTSSPQHKSYNNIRIVMLRLRKDEK